In Halorubellus sp. JP-L1, one DNA window encodes the following:
- a CDS encoding phosphopantetheine adenylyltransferase produces MDVALGGTFDPVHDGHRALFERAFELGDVTVGLTSDELAPKTRHVDRYVRSFAERKRDLESELAPLADAADRDFEILELTEPTGIATEPRFDALVVSPETEATGERINEIREESGVDPLQIVVVDHVIADDGDVISSTRIVNGEIDEHGTMTPDRDGRPASR; encoded by the coding sequence ATGGATGTTGCGCTGGGTGGGACGTTCGACCCAGTTCACGACGGACATCGTGCGCTCTTCGAGCGTGCGTTCGAACTCGGGGACGTGACCGTGGGACTGACGAGCGACGAACTCGCGCCAAAGACGCGGCACGTCGACCGCTACGTGCGGTCGTTCGCGGAACGCAAACGCGACCTCGAGTCCGAACTCGCGCCGCTGGCCGACGCGGCGGACCGCGACTTCGAGATCCTCGAACTCACCGAGCCGACGGGGATCGCGACGGAACCCCGGTTCGACGCACTCGTCGTCTCCCCGGAGACCGAGGCGACCGGCGAGCGCATCAACGAGATCCGCGAGGAATCGGGTGTCGACCCGCTCCAGATCGTCGTCGTGGACCACGTCATCGCCGACGACGGCGACGTCATCTCGTCGACGCGCATCGTGAACGGCGAGATCGACGAGCACGGGACCATGACGCCGGACCGCGACGGCCGGCCGGCGTCCCGCTAG
- a CDS encoding transcription initiation factor IIB family protein produces MYRASDRVDNEAWIRELQEVCERLELASATRSTATDLFLSTAPDSDRSKPAAIAASVYAAALLESDERSQTAVADAAGVSRLSVQQRWKDVLEEAGFEPPTW; encoded by the coding sequence GTGTACCGCGCGAGCGATCGAGTGGACAACGAGGCGTGGATTCGAGAGCTCCAGGAGGTCTGCGAGCGCCTCGAGTTGGCGTCGGCGACGCGGTCGACGGCGACGGACCTGTTCCTGTCGACAGCGCCGGACTCGGACCGATCGAAGCCTGCGGCGATCGCGGCGAGCGTGTACGCCGCCGCGCTCCTGGAGAGCGACGAGCGATCCCAGACCGCGGTCGCGGACGCCGCTGGCGTGTCGCGGTTGAGCGTCCAGCAGCGCTGGAAGGACGTCCTCGAAGAGGCCGGATTCGAACCGCCGACGTGGTGA
- a CDS encoding sulfatase produces the protein MQTLLVTVDSLRADHLGQYGYERDTMPALDRLTDSGTVFENAFANGAYTRISIPSFQTSRHLAYEHLDELPTIASTLSSEGIDTAVVGTQTGIGLVDGGFGFDETIDLGRDEFHEEANQERAISERITYQINRPATKLSRALQASGMERLYELLKRPYNEFFGGSGFQYLGYTSAEEVTDRALSWLESHADSEFFLWVHYMEAHRPYGVHDDDPAYLDSPTDVDEMKALMKKAGTRPDEVTDRERDLMRDSYDSDLRYCSRHLERLFDGLERFGIWEDGNLLFSSDHGEEFHEHGNFYHRNYPYDVLTHVPLVVKAPSIDADDRIADGRELLDLAPTICEFHLDDADTSSFDGTHLFEGPSRTVFSLGQPNDAKPAVAVRTDEWKYITNDDHERLYDLRDDPAEQVDCVDEHPEMSETLRAKIPDRIRERRTKQPRSPDDEVDREQLEALGYMELKEE, from the coding sequence ATGCAGACGTTACTCGTCACCGTCGATTCCCTTCGGGCGGACCACCTCGGTCAGTACGGGTACGAACGGGATACGATGCCGGCTCTCGACCGCCTGACGGATTCGGGGACGGTGTTCGAGAACGCGTTCGCGAACGGAGCGTACACGCGGATATCGATTCCATCCTTTCAGACGTCGCGTCACCTGGCGTACGAGCACCTGGACGAACTGCCGACGATAGCGTCCACGCTCTCGAGCGAGGGAATCGATACGGCGGTCGTCGGAACGCAGACCGGCATCGGTCTCGTCGACGGCGGGTTCGGGTTCGACGAGACGATCGATCTCGGCCGGGACGAGTTTCACGAGGAAGCCAACCAGGAGCGAGCGATCTCCGAGCGGATCACGTACCAGATCAATCGCCCGGCGACGAAACTGAGCCGAGCCCTGCAAGCGTCCGGGATGGAACGACTCTACGAACTCCTCAAGCGCCCGTACAACGAGTTCTTCGGGGGGAGCGGATTCCAGTATCTCGGGTACACCAGCGCCGAAGAGGTGACTGACCGAGCGCTGTCGTGGCTCGAATCCCACGCCGATTCCGAGTTCTTCCTGTGGGTTCACTACATGGAGGCGCACCGTCCCTACGGCGTTCACGACGACGACCCGGCGTACCTCGATTCGCCGACGGACGTCGACGAGATGAAGGCCCTCATGAAGAAGGCGGGGACGCGACCCGACGAGGTCACCGACCGAGAACGCGACCTGATGCGGGATAGCTACGACTCAGACCTCCGATACTGCTCGCGGCACCTCGAACGCCTCTTCGACGGCCTCGAGCGGTTCGGGATCTGGGAGGACGGGAATCTACTGTTCTCGAGCGACCACGGCGAAGAGTTCCACGAACACGGGAACTTCTACCACCGGAACTACCCGTACGACGTCTTGACGCACGTGCCGTTGGTGGTGAAGGCTCCGAGCATCGACGCGGATGACCGAATCGCGGACGGTCGGGAACTGCTGGATCTCGCGCCAACGATCTGTGAGTTCCATCTCGACGACGCCGACACGTCGTCGTTCGACGGCACTCACCTGTTCGAGGGGCCGTCGCGGACCGTCTTCTCGCTCGGCCAGCCGAACGACGCCAAGCCGGCGGTCGCGGTCCGTACCGACGAGTGGAAGTACATCACGAACGACGACCACGAGCGGCTCTACGACCTCCGGGACGACCCGGCCGAACAGGTCGACTGCGTGGACGAGCACCCAGAGATGTCGGAGACGCTTCGAGCAAAGATTCCGGATCGGATTCGGGAACGACGAACGAAACAGCCCCGGTCGCCGGACGACGAGGTCGACCGCGAGCAGCTCGAAGCGCTCGGCTACATGGAACTCAAAGAAGAATAA
- the dacZ gene encoding diadenylate cyclase DacZ, which yields MEDIGELFDGLFADVDAVFLFSPSGSYFERFEDVEDTDVVVVSTENSVGAETFVDLPLEFDDVTQRVKFGLEGALEQGYIDGGDVVVCATSVFDGSPDTVSRIRADEDVRTGVYDLFAGSRAEASVIKNVLELVVELGKKGQKGEPVGALFVVGDAGKVMNKSRPLSYNPFEKSHVHVGDPIVNVMLKEFSRLDGAFVISDSGKIVSAYRYLEPSAEGVDIPKGLGTRHMAAGAVTRDTNATAIVLSESDGLVRAFKGGELVLEIDPEDY from the coding sequence ATGGAGGATATCGGCGAGCTGTTCGACGGGTTGTTCGCGGACGTCGATGCCGTGTTCTTGTTCTCGCCGAGCGGCTCGTACTTCGAGCGGTTCGAGGACGTGGAGGACACGGACGTCGTCGTGGTGTCGACGGAGAACTCGGTCGGTGCCGAGACGTTCGTCGACCTCCCCCTGGAGTTCGACGACGTTACGCAGCGCGTGAAGTTCGGGCTCGAGGGCGCGCTCGAACAGGGGTACATCGACGGGGGCGACGTCGTGGTGTGTGCGACGAGCGTGTTCGACGGGTCTCCGGATACGGTGTCGCGGATTCGCGCGGACGAGGACGTCCGGACGGGCGTCTACGACCTCTTCGCGGGATCGCGGGCGGAGGCGTCGGTCATCAAGAACGTCCTCGAGCTCGTCGTGGAGCTCGGGAAGAAGGGCCAGAAGGGCGAGCCGGTGGGCGCGCTGTTCGTCGTCGGCGACGCGGGGAAGGTGATGAACAAGTCCCGGCCGCTCTCGTACAATCCGTTCGAGAAGAGTCACGTGCACGTCGGGGACCCGATCGTGAACGTGATGCTGAAGGAGTTCTCGCGGCTCGACGGCGCGTTCGTCATCTCGGACTCCGGGAAGATCGTGAGCGCGTACCGCTACCTGGAGCCGTCCGCGGAGGGCGTCGACATCCCGAAGGGGCTCGGGACGCGGCACATGGCCGCTGGCGCGGTGACGCGGGACACGAACGCGACCGCGATCGTGTTGAGCGAGAGCGACGGCCTCGTCCGTGCGTTCAAGGGTGGTGAACTGGTGCTGGAGATCGACCCGGAGGACTACTGA
- a CDS encoding mechanosensitive ion channel domain-containing protein: MVVMQFENAPDFLQNLPWETYGQVLFVVLIGALLGFFVGRLTYRVLVAAGVDTAVEGMSFERSAQSLGTSTVDLLARLFGWTVFGVAILGAVTVLNLDTALFWRIVVQMVPQVFVAILVLIVGFVVADRAELVVSEHLRGVKLPEVAFLPRIVRYSVLYVAALISLGQIGVATVALLVLLFLYFFGIIVFGVVALWDFLRSGAAGVYLLLEQPYSIGDRIRIGESAGVVQEVDLFVTRVEDDDTEYVVPNRKVLREGVARER, from the coding sequence ATGGTCGTCATGCAGTTCGAGAACGCCCCGGACTTCCTGCAGAACCTTCCCTGGGAGACGTACGGGCAGGTCCTGTTCGTCGTCCTCATCGGCGCGCTCCTCGGGTTCTTCGTCGGCCGGTTGACGTATCGCGTGCTGGTCGCGGCGGGCGTCGACACGGCCGTGGAGGGGATGTCGTTCGAACGGAGCGCGCAGAGCCTCGGGACGTCGACGGTCGACTTGCTCGCGCGACTGTTCGGGTGGACGGTGTTCGGCGTCGCCATCCTGGGCGCGGTGACGGTACTGAACCTGGACACGGCGCTGTTCTGGCGGATCGTCGTCCAGATGGTCCCGCAGGTGTTCGTCGCGATCCTCGTCCTCATCGTCGGGTTCGTCGTCGCGGACAGGGCCGAGCTCGTCGTCAGCGAGCACTTGCGTGGCGTGAAACTCCCCGAGGTAGCGTTCCTCCCGCGCATCGTCCGGTACAGCGTCCTCTACGTCGCGGCGCTCATCTCGCTCGGTCAGATCGGAGTCGCGACGGTCGCGCTCCTGGTGCTCCTGTTCCTGTACTTCTTCGGCATCATCGTGTTCGGCGTCGTCGCGCTCTGGGACTTCCTGCGTTCGGGCGCGGCCGGCGTCTACCTCCTCCTCGAACAGCCCTACAGCATCGGGGATCGCATCCGCATCGGCGAGAGCGCGGGCGTGGTCCAGGAGGTCGACCTGTTCGTGACGCGCGTCGAGGACGACGACACCGAGTACGTCGTCCCGAATCGGAAGGTGCTCCGCGAAGGCGTGGCGCGCGAGCGGTAA
- a CDS encoding acyltransferase produces the protein MSDDDPAGDDERATDEATPRHDRVRGHPTPGPLNSLQHWTSAKSPLRVALNYVVVWLVRVSPSLKLKNWLLARIGVTVGDGVSWGLEATPDVFWPEHITIRDHAIIGYDATLLCHEFLQEEYRVGDVVVGERAMIGAGAIVLPGVEIGDGAQVAANSLVTRDVEPGATVAGVPARPMTDDESTVEGTETAKEE, from the coding sequence GTGAGCGACGACGACCCTGCCGGCGACGACGAGCGTGCGACCGACGAGGCGACCCCGAGGCACGACCGCGTCCGCGGGCATCCGACGCCGGGGCCGCTGAACTCGCTCCAGCACTGGACGAGCGCGAAGTCGCCGTTGCGCGTCGCGCTGAACTACGTCGTCGTCTGGCTCGTGCGGGTCTCGCCGAGCCTGAAACTGAAGAACTGGCTGCTCGCGCGCATCGGCGTCACCGTCGGCGACGGAGTGTCGTGGGGGCTGGAGGCGACGCCGGACGTGTTCTGGCCCGAGCACATCACGATCCGCGACCACGCGATAATCGGGTACGACGCGACGCTGCTGTGTCACGAGTTCCTCCAGGAAGAATACCGCGTCGGCGACGTCGTCGTCGGCGAGCGCGCGATGATCGGCGCCGGCGCCATCGTCCTCCCCGGCGTCGAGATCGGGGACGGCGCACAGGTCGCCGCGAACTCGCTCGTCACGCGCGACGTCGAACCGGGCGCGACGGTCGCTGGCGTTCCCGCACGCCCGATGACCGACGACGAGTCGACTGTCGAAGGTACCGAGACGGCAAAGGAAGAGTAG
- the purD gene encoding phosphoribosylamine--glycine ligase codes for MSETVLLVGGGGREHAIARAVDEAEEPATLYACASNRNPGIARLAEEFETLDENDPDAVVDYALEVGATIAAIGPESPLQAGVVDALEDVDVYAFAPREEDARIETDKAFQREFMEANEIPGRIDYETFDDVDDACNYVESYDGDVAVKPVGLTGGKGVRVTGDQVTTDEAVAYMRDSDWDDWVVEERLVGEEFTVQAFVAGDDVLVSPAVQDHKRAYEGDEGPNTGGMGSYSDASFQLPFMTEADSVEALRILEATVDALEDYRGVLYGQFMLTAEGVKVVEFNARFGDPEAMNTLPVLETDYVELMQAARDGRPLPELEFAEQATVCKYAAPEGYPVDPKAGTKVAVDEERAREVASDYDGDALLFYASVDERDDGIYTTTSRAFAVVGVADTISDAEAVAEAVLDEAGDEGLHVRHDVGTDALVQARIDHVQELRGN; via the coding sequence ATGAGTGAGACCGTCCTGCTCGTCGGTGGCGGCGGCCGCGAGCACGCCATCGCCCGTGCCGTCGACGAGGCCGAGGAGCCCGCGACCCTGTACGCGTGCGCGAGCAACCGCAACCCCGGCATCGCGCGCCTCGCCGAGGAGTTCGAGACGCTCGACGAGAACGACCCCGACGCCGTCGTCGACTACGCGCTCGAGGTCGGCGCAACCATCGCGGCGATCGGTCCAGAGTCGCCGCTCCAGGCGGGCGTCGTCGACGCGCTCGAAGACGTGGACGTGTACGCGTTCGCGCCGCGCGAGGAGGACGCCCGCATCGAGACGGACAAGGCGTTCCAGCGCGAGTTCATGGAAGCCAACGAGATCCCGGGCCGCATCGACTACGAGACGTTCGACGACGTCGACGATGCATGCAACTACGTCGAGTCGTACGACGGCGACGTGGCCGTGAAGCCCGTCGGTCTCACCGGCGGGAAGGGCGTGCGCGTCACCGGCGACCAGGTCACGACGGACGAGGCCGTCGCGTACATGCGCGACAGCGACTGGGACGACTGGGTGGTCGAAGAGCGCCTCGTCGGCGAGGAGTTCACCGTGCAGGCGTTCGTCGCCGGCGACGACGTCCTCGTCTCGCCCGCGGTCCAGGACCACAAGCGAGCGTACGAGGGCGACGAGGGCCCGAACACGGGCGGGATGGGGTCGTACTCGGACGCCTCCTTCCAGTTGCCGTTCATGACGGAGGCAGACAGCGTCGAGGCGCTGCGCATCCTGGAGGCGACCGTCGACGCGCTCGAGGACTACCGCGGCGTCCTCTACGGCCAGTTCATGCTCACCGCCGAGGGCGTGAAGGTCGTCGAGTTCAACGCGCGCTTCGGCGACCCGGAGGCGATGAACACGCTCCCCGTCCTCGAGACGGACTACGTCGAACTGATGCAGGCGGCGCGCGACGGCCGCCCGCTCCCCGAACTCGAGTTCGCGGAGCAGGCGACGGTCTGCAAGTACGCCGCGCCAGAGGGCTACCCAGTCGACCCCAAAGCCGGGACGAAAGTCGCGGTCGACGAGGAGCGCGCACGCGAAGTCGCGAGCGACTACGACGGCGACGCGCTCCTGTTCTACGCGAGCGTCGACGAACGCGACGACGGCATCTACACCACGACCTCGCGCGCGTTCGCCGTCGTCGGCGTCGCCGACACCATCAGCGACGCCGAAGCCGTCGCCGAAGCCGTCCTCGACGAGGCCGGCGACGAGGGCCTGCACGTCCGCCACGACGTCGGCACCGACGCACTCGTCCAGGCCCGCATCGACCACGTCCAGGAACTCCGCGGGAACTGA
- a CDS encoding thioredoxin domain-containing protein, with protein MTAPTDRNRLDEEASPYLRQHADNPVNWQPWDDAALEAAREQDKPIFLSVGYSACHWCHVMEDESFQDDDVAALLNEQFVPIKVDREERPDVDSIYMTVCQTVTGRGGWPLSAWLTPEGKPFYVGTYFPKEPRRNMPGFEGLLERIAESWQDDEDRREMESRADQWTAAARDRLQDVPSAGADAPGDDLLVDAAGAIQRSADREHGGFGNQGPKFPQEARLHVLLRAHHDTGGESYADVARETLDAMADGGLYDHVGGGFHRYCTDRDWTVPHFEKMLYDNAELARLYLAGHQVFDDDDRYATVVEETFAFLERELRHPDGGLYATLDAQSETPDGDHEEGAFYVWTPERVADAVAASDDCDPVDADLFCERYGVTESGNFENDWTVLTISKPVAELAEPHDLDADAVRARLERARDAVFDARSERPRPRRDAKILAGWNGLAISALAEGAIVLEDDAYADLAGDALAFVREHLWDEDAQRLSRRAVPVDGDGSLDEHRDGSLDVQGEGYLEDYAFLARGAFDHYQATGDVESLSFARDLADVVHEEFYDADAGSVFFTPDSGEDLVVRPQEVRDQSTPSSLGVACDVLLSLSHFATDDRYEAVVETVLERHGSRIEASPVEHPSLALVGDRYRSGDAELTLACDDRPAEFRETLAATYLPRRVVAQRPATADGLAAWLDALELDAAPPIWADRDARDGPTAYACRSFACSPPAASLEDAIAFFD; from the coding sequence ATGACTGCGCCAACGGACCGGAATCGCCTCGACGAGGAGGCGTCGCCGTACCTGCGACAGCACGCCGACAACCCCGTGAACTGGCAGCCCTGGGACGACGCCGCGCTCGAGGCCGCGCGCGAGCAGGACAAGCCCATCTTCCTCTCGGTCGGGTACTCGGCGTGTCACTGGTGTCACGTCATGGAGGACGAGTCGTTCCAGGACGACGACGTCGCCGCGCTCCTGAACGAACAGTTCGTCCCGATCAAGGTCGACCGCGAGGAGCGCCCGGACGTCGACTCGATCTACATGACGGTCTGCCAGACGGTGACGGGACGCGGCGGCTGGCCGCTCTCGGCGTGGCTGACGCCGGAGGGGAAGCCGTTCTACGTCGGGACGTACTTCCCGAAGGAACCGCGTCGGAACATGCCCGGGTTCGAGGGTCTCCTGGAGCGCATCGCGGAGTCCTGGCAGGACGACGAGGACCGCCGGGAGATGGAGTCTCGCGCGGACCAGTGGACTGCTGCCGCACGGGACCGCCTCCAGGACGTGCCCTCCGCGGGCGCGGACGCGCCGGGCGACGACCTGCTCGTGGACGCGGCCGGTGCCATCCAGCGCAGCGCCGACCGCGAGCACGGCGGGTTCGGGAACCAGGGACCGAAGTTCCCCCAGGAAGCGCGATTGCACGTCCTCCTGCGCGCGCACCACGACACCGGCGGGGAGTCGTACGCGGACGTCGCCCGGGAGACGCTGGACGCGATGGCCGACGGCGGCCTCTACGACCACGTCGGCGGCGGCTTCCACCGGTACTGCACGGACCGCGACTGGACGGTCCCGCACTTCGAGAAGATGCTGTACGACAACGCCGAACTCGCACGACTCTACCTCGCGGGCCACCAGGTCTTCGACGACGATGACCGATACGCGACGGTCGTGGAGGAGACGTTCGCGTTCCTCGAGCGCGAGCTACGGCACCCCGACGGCGGCTTGTACGCGACGCTCGACGCGCAGAGCGAGACGCCCGACGGCGACCACGAGGAGGGCGCGTTCTACGTGTGGACGCCCGAGCGCGTCGCGGACGCGGTCGCGGCGAGCGACGACTGCGACCCCGTGGACGCGGACCTGTTCTGCGAGCGCTACGGCGTCACCGAGTCCGGGAACTTCGAGAACGACTGGACGGTCCTCACGATCTCGAAGCCCGTCGCGGAACTCGCCGAGCCCCACGACCTCGACGCCGACGCGGTCCGTGCCCGCCTCGAGCGCGCTCGCGACGCCGTCTTCGACGCACGGAGCGAGCGACCGCGGCCGCGTCGCGACGCGAAGATCCTCGCCGGCTGGAACGGCCTCGCAATCAGCGCACTCGCTGAAGGCGCGATCGTGCTCGAGGACGACGCGTACGCCGACCTCGCGGGCGACGCGCTCGCCTTCGTGCGCGAACACCTCTGGGACGAGGACGCCCAGCGGCTCTCGCGGCGCGCCGTCCCCGTCGACGGTGACGGTTCACTGGACGAGCATCGCGACGGATCGCTCGACGTCCAGGGCGAGGGCTACCTGGAGGACTACGCGTTCCTCGCTCGCGGCGCGTTCGACCACTACCAGGCGACCGGCGACGTCGAGTCGCTCTCGTTCGCGCGCGACCTCGCGGACGTCGTCCACGAGGAGTTCTACGACGCCGACGCCGGGAGCGTGTTCTTCACGCCCGACTCGGGCGAGGACCTCGTCGTCCGTCCGCAGGAGGTCCGCGACCAGTCCACGCCCTCCAGCCTCGGCGTGGCGTGCGACGTCCTCCTCTCGCTCTCGCACTTCGCGACCGACGACCGCTACGAGGCCGTCGTCGAGACCGTCCTCGAACGTCACGGGTCGCGGATCGAGGCCAGTCCCGTCGAGCATCCGTCGCTCGCGCTCGTCGGCGACCGGTACCGGAGCGGCGACGCCGAACTGACGCTCGCGTGCGACGACCGGCCCGCGGAGTTCCGCGAGACGCTCGCCGCGACGTACCTCCCGCGACGCGTCGTCGCCCAGCGCCCGGCGACCGCCGACGGCCTCGCGGCGTGGCTCGACGCCCTCGAACTCGACGCGGCCCCGCCCATCTGGGCGGATCGCGACGCCCGCGACGGCCCGACCGCGTACGCCTGCCGGTCGTTCGCGTGCTCGCCGCCCGCAGCCTCGCTCGAAGACGCGATTGCGTTCTTCGATTGA
- a CDS encoding thioredoxin family protein yields the protein MSEAEQLETMRPNPAFAPAAYEDTVATWEAVADDVVVKVWGGDWCVDCRQQLPDFGALLDAAGVDDVEHYPVEREDGEKVGPGVDEYGIEFIPTVVVEDRETGSELARFVEDARKPVAVELAEALEARA from the coding sequence ATGAGCGAAGCAGAGCAACTGGAGACGATGCGGCCGAACCCGGCTTTCGCGCCGGCAGCGTACGAGGACACCGTCGCGACCTGGGAGGCCGTCGCGGACGACGTCGTCGTGAAGGTCTGGGGCGGCGACTGGTGCGTCGACTGCCGACAGCAACTCCCGGACTTCGGCGCGCTGCTCGACGCCGCGGGCGTCGACGACGTCGAGCACTACCCCGTCGAGCGCGAGGACGGCGAGAAGGTCGGCCCCGGTGTCGACGAGTACGGCATCGAGTTCATCCCGACGGTCGTCGTCGAGGACCGCGAGACCGGATCGGAACTCGCGCGGTTCGTCGAGGACGCACGCAAGCCGGTCGCGGTCGAACTCGCCGAAGCGCTCGAAGCACGCGCCTGA